Below is a window of Nilaparvata lugens isolate BPH unplaced genomic scaffold, ASM1435652v1 scaffold7213, whole genome shotgun sequence DNA.
aaatgtggatctcctccgtttgaaataatttcctTGTATACAATCATGAATAGTAGTGAAAAGATTCATTAATAGAAAAGAAagacagctcatgaaaaatgctgaGGTATATCTACTCTGGATGCACTAAGAGAAACGGGAATAGATAGAGAATATATAAATGTTATTAGAAGTTTATACGAGAACACGGAGGTATATGTCGAGCTtgagagaagagggagaaataTTAAAATAGAGAAAGGACTCAAGCAGGGTTGTCCACTGTCCCCGGTTATATTCAATTGTTGTTTGGAGTATATATTTCGCAGATTGGAGTGGGAAGGCAGAGGGCTTCGGATTAACGGCCAAGAGCTCACGAATCTCCGATTTGCAGATGATGTTATGATCATAGCAAGCAGCGCTATAGAGATGAAGGGAATGATAGAGAAATTAGTTGGTGCTAGTGAAGCGATGGGTCTCCATCTTAATGCACAGAAGACAAGAATAATGACCAATGCAGAAAGAATAAGTGTGCAAGTAGGCTGCGGAAGTATTGAGTATGTGGAGGAATATGAGTATCTGGGTCAGATTCTATCATTCACGAATAGAGCGGCAAAGGAAGTGAAACACAGGATTGACAAAGGATGGAAAAAGTATTGGGctttgaaaagaatatttaAGGGAAACTATTCCAACAATCTAAAAGCGAGAACTCTATCAATGTGCGTATACCCTGCAATACTATATGGAGCGCAGACCTGGCACTCACAGAAAATCAAGATAAGAAGCTGGAGACGACGCAAACTAAAATGCTGAGAAGTATTCTTGGCCTGAAGCAAGTACAAAGAGTTACAAACAGGATATATTAAGGAAAGTAAAGGTGAAGTACTTGCAAAAAGAGGCTCATGTAATGAAATGGAAGTGGGCCGGACACGTAGCGAGACTGCCTGAAGATCGATGGACAAGGATTTGCACGGAGTGGTACCGATGGACAGGACCAGGAGACGAGGACGGCCACCGACCAGATGGAGGGACGAGTTGTGCCAGAGAGTGGGCCATGCATGGGCGACTACGGCCAGAAATAGGCAATTATGggctaaaataataaataaattatgattgtaaatatattttgtaaacagaTTTTTATGATTGTATTAATTAATCAAGGACTGTCAACCTCAAATACCTCGttaagagaggcttttgttcatgtaatgaatgaaaataaagctttattattattattattattattattattatatctactgtgaaatctattaataCGAGATGGATATAGATAGTtgcaaatgatctcattttattcagaattttataatctaaaacaaaGGCAGCAGCAAATTCTTAcatccgattactggatttggcagaaatagctgaaaattggaaaatgaactgaaaatacaaggtttttgggccactctgtatctagcaaaagaaaattttgcatgaagaaattttgttctggacttttctcatgtatccaaataatatattaaaaatctggtgaggcgcactcacacaaatttccttgccgttatgaaaattgatcaccttacgctagtgttctcgtgcatcccaagtctactattcaaatacatgagacagctggtgataggacaataacgctggagacacacgaggtctgctacttcgtagtgaatgatttaatagaaccaacagttgccaacagtttgcaaattaataatcacattttctcgaatttcaagcttatttccaattttaggtgaacatgttactggacattaagtGGCATCTCTAGGAAGGCTGTTCAAAAAGTTTAGTACTAGGTAAATTTAACTGATGAGATGGGGAACGGAGTAAAAAAGCATACTGGCTCACAAACATCGGTCTTCACAGctctactctctctcaatcgatgctctctctcacacatcagtcttctctttctAGAGAAAGAAGTTCATTACTTCAGTAGCTCCACTATCACAATTGACACGCACACTCACTCTCACATTAGTCTTCTCTTCCTAGAAaagtctattattattattatacactgcattgtctactcattctgcggctgttctaacatgactgatctgcttttgagtagcctggctatagatggtattctattgcttcaacagtgttatcaaagaacacttcatttgactaattcttctaaatcgacatacaagttcattaatatatgagtgcactatctatatatatataaaagcgaaatggcattcactcactgactgacttactcacacactcactcactcactcgcagaactaaaaatctaccggaccaaaaacgttcaaatttggtaggtatgttcagttggccctttagatgcgcactaagaaatcttttggcgatattttaactctaagggtggtttttgagggtttaaagttcgtcttttagcatgtttattcttcttattccaatatctcaaaattataattgaaatgtccataccatatgttaatatagaactataatctagaaagagtacctcttcgaaacagttctgtgggtagatgacacaagctgataagtcatgatttgtaaacttttcaggagagcaatttgaaagtttggcatagttgcaaaaattatctatcatattttttcttacccattttacactaatataatcagctgatcattgactatttgaatataaaatatcaaggaataaaacatttatttaaatcaACTATCGAGGATTTTTGCTAGTGATGTTAGAGATATCATGTTTCGCCatctgccaaatgtttcaaatcacaatgtaacagtataAAGAATATCTCAAAAGTTATAGGGAATATCTCAATTATttggaaatttgaatatattttttttcaattaattgatattatttacaagtattgatcaagttaaacaaacttgaactgtttgcaaagttgtatgGGTTATGTAGTTCTCGATGGaggttattgattttcagattttataatagcctaccagtacataCACTTATCAAAAATTGCCATCTTTCGATAATTGGACTATAATACAAAccggtagaagagtgttgagatatatgtactcatcaatatttgtcaacttgGGGTTTGAAAGAAAATGCTCTATCAGGCTTGAGCAAGGCCTATATCTCAGTTTTTTAAAGAGATACAACATATTtagttactagcaggtaacccgtgcttcgcaagggtttttctcaaaacttgacgtaatgaaatctagaagaattcaaaataggcctatgtacagtgagtcattctatcagggctcgaataattttgaaatcttgatttaataaaactggaagaatataatttctttatgtaaataacaacaccttcattgaaagacatattaactgcatgcgttttcatattgccgatacagcattgatgagactgtagacgtttatttagcatttgtctcaaaaactgttctag
It encodes the following:
- the LOC120356603 gene encoding uncharacterized protein LOC120356603 — translated: LEWEGRGLRINGQELTNLRFADDVMIIASSAIEMKGMIEKLVGASEAMGLHLNAQKTRIMTNAERISVQRDCLKIDGQGFARSGTDGQDQETRTATDQMEGRVVPESGPCMGDYGQK